In one Sporomusa sphaeroides DSM 2875 genomic region, the following are encoded:
- the pyrH gene encoding UMP kinase, which produces MANGKYNRVVLKLSGEALAGNKGYGIDPIVVDAIAKEIKEIKANNLDVAIVVGGGNIWRGLAGSAKGMDRATADYMGMLATVMNALALQDALEHCGVDSRVQSAINMQQVAEPYIRRRAIRHMEKGRVVIFAAGTGNPYFSTDTTAALRAAEIEADVILMAKKSTDGVYDSDPRHNPDAKKFKELEYIEVLQRGLGVMDSTATSLCMDNQIPIVVFSIDEPGNILKAALGKDIGTIVGGEKK; this is translated from the coding sequence TTGGCGAACGGTAAATACAATCGCGTTGTCTTAAAATTAAGTGGCGAAGCCTTAGCTGGCAATAAAGGTTATGGTATAGATCCAATAGTTGTCGATGCTATCGCTAAAGAAATTAAAGAAATAAAAGCAAACAATCTGGATGTAGCCATTGTTGTTGGTGGCGGAAATATTTGGCGGGGCCTGGCAGGCAGCGCTAAAGGAATGGATCGCGCTACTGCCGACTATATGGGGATGTTGGCAACTGTTATGAATGCGCTGGCCCTGCAGGATGCACTGGAGCATTGCGGCGTTGATTCGCGAGTGCAGAGCGCCATTAATATGCAGCAGGTTGCTGAGCCTTACATCCGGCGCCGGGCAATACGTCATATGGAAAAGGGACGCGTAGTTATTTTTGCCGCCGGTACGGGAAATCCCTATTTCTCTACAGATACAACTGCAGCACTCAGAGCAGCCGAAATCGAAGCAGATGTTATCTTAATGGCTAAAAAGAGTACCGATGGTGTCTATGATTCTGACCCGCGTCACAATCCTGATGCCAAGAAGTTTAAAGAACTTGAATATATTGAAGTTCTGCAGCGGGGGTTAGGGGTTATGGACTCTACTGCCACTTCATTATGTATGGATAATCAAATTCCAATTGTAGTATTTAGTATTGATGAACCCGGAAATATTTTAAAAGCAGCGCTGGGAAAAGATATAGGAACAATCGTTGGGGGAGAAAAGAAATGA
- the rseP gene encoding RIP metalloprotease RseP, with amino-acid sequence MSTVIATIFVFGLLILVHELGHFITAKSVGMRVDEFAIGFGPKLISKKIGETIYSLRIIPLGGYNKIAGMDPDEEQDERSFSAKPIWARMLVIVAGSAMNLVLPVVLLFIVFVSAGIDTPSNQPIIGKIFPDKPAAMAGLLPGDKVSAVNGTPIESWRDFVSVIQSHAGANLTITYARGSEQDKTAILTPEYDESTKRGIIGVMPLINKYQPGVVEAIGLAGKQTLFVAQSMVVGIAEMITGKAAADVAGPIGVAQMAGEVAQLGIIPLLQFAAFLSINLGLINLLPVPVLDGGHVVTLAVEGLRGKPLNRNQMQFIQMIGFALLMLLFVVATFKDISRLKLF; translated from the coding sequence TTGTCTACCGTTATTGCAACCATATTTGTTTTCGGTTTATTAATCCTAGTCCATGAGCTTGGTCATTTTATTACTGCGAAGAGCGTGGGAATGAGGGTGGATGAATTTGCTATCGGCTTCGGACCAAAGCTAATAAGCAAAAAAATTGGAGAAACCATATACTCTCTTCGCATCATACCACTAGGCGGCTATAATAAAATTGCCGGTATGGATCCTGATGAAGAACAGGATGAACGTTCTTTCAGCGCGAAGCCTATCTGGGCCAGAATGCTGGTTATTGTGGCCGGTTCTGCCATGAATCTGGTTTTGCCGGTTGTTTTGCTGTTCATCGTATTTGTCAGTGCCGGCATCGACACTCCTTCCAATCAGCCAATCATCGGCAAGATTTTTCCGGATAAGCCGGCCGCTATGGCTGGTTTGCTGCCGGGGGATAAAGTATCGGCGGTAAATGGCACCCCGATTGAATCCTGGCGTGACTTTGTCAGTGTAATCCAATCACATGCGGGAGCGAATCTCACGATAACCTATGCCCGAGGTTCTGAACAAGACAAAACAGCGATATTGACGCCTGAATATGATGAAAGTACTAAGCGGGGGATTATTGGTGTCATGCCGCTAATTAATAAGTATCAGCCAGGAGTGGTTGAGGCTATTGGTCTGGCGGGCAAACAAACCTTGTTTGTCGCGCAAAGTATGGTAGTTGGCATTGCCGAGATGATTACCGGTAAAGCGGCTGCCGATGTCGCCGGACCCATTGGTGTAGCACAGATGGCAGGAGAAGTGGCCCAGCTTGGCATCATTCCGTTACTGCAATTTGCTGCTTTTTTAAGTATTAATTTAGGCCTGATTAATCTGCTGCCGGTGCCGGTACTGGATGGAGGGCATGTTGTCACCCTGGCGGTGGAAGGTCTCAGAGGCAAACCGCTAAATAGAAACCAAATGCAATTTATCCAGATGATTGGGTTTGCATTACTCATGCTCCTGTTTGTGGTGGCAACCTTCAAAGATATATCGCGATTAAAATTGTTTTAA
- the ispG gene encoding flavodoxin-dependent (E)-4-hydroxy-3-methylbut-2-enyl-diphosphate synthase: protein MQRKQTRPIQIDKITVGGGAPISIQSMTNTRTDNVPETVAQIKRLLDAGCDIVRIAVPDMNAAQAIAAIKAAVEVPLIADIHFDYRLALAAIEHGVNGLRLNPGNIGDADQVAAVVKAAKKRRTPIRIGVNAGSLSKEMLARHGGSPTAEAMVESALKHIRILEKHNFNDIKISLKAHDVPLTIRAYQLMSEAVDYPLHLGITEAGTVRSGVIKSAVGIGALLAQGIGDTLRVSLTGDPVEEIHVANEILKSLGLRQYGPTLVSCPTCGRCQINLVDIAEMVEDKLKLFKKPITVAVMGCVVNGPGEAKEADVGIAGGKGEGLLFSKGKIIRKVPEDELISALFAEIDKLNKEANN from the coding sequence ATGCAGCGCAAGCAAACGCGGCCAATCCAAATTGACAAAATTACGGTAGGTGGCGGTGCGCCTATCTCAATACAATCAATGACAAATACCCGTACCGACAATGTTCCGGAAACGGTAGCACAAATTAAGCGGCTGCTTGACGCCGGGTGTGATATTGTTCGCATTGCCGTGCCTGACATGAATGCCGCCCAGGCGATAGCAGCAATCAAAGCGGCGGTCGAGGTACCACTGATTGCCGATATTCATTTTGACTACCGTCTGGCTCTCGCTGCCATCGAGCACGGTGTTAACGGCCTGCGCCTGAATCCCGGAAATATCGGCGACGCTGACCAGGTAGCCGCTGTTGTTAAAGCCGCTAAAAAGCGGCGAACTCCCATTCGTATCGGGGTTAACGCCGGCTCACTAAGTAAGGAGATGCTTGCCAGACATGGCGGGAGTCCGACAGCAGAAGCTATGGTGGAAAGCGCGCTAAAGCATATCCGTATATTAGAGAAGCATAATTTTAATGACATTAAAATATCGCTGAAGGCCCATGATGTACCGCTAACGATCCGCGCCTATCAGCTGATGTCGGAAGCGGTGGATTACCCTTTGCATCTTGGCATAACCGAGGCTGGAACAGTGCGGTCAGGTGTCATTAAATCGGCAGTAGGAATCGGAGCGCTATTGGCCCAGGGGATTGGTGATACCCTCAGAGTATCGTTAACCGGCGACCCTGTAGAAGAAATTCATGTGGCCAATGAAATTCTTAAGTCACTTGGACTGCGGCAATATGGCCCCACGCTGGTATCTTGTCCCACCTGCGGCCGCTGCCAGATTAATTTGGTAGATATTGCCGAAATGGTGGAAGATAAGCTGAAACTGTTTAAAAAGCCCATTACTGTAGCCGTAATGGGGTGTGTGGTAAATGGACCAGGTGAAGCAAAAGAAGCTGATGTTGGTATTGCCGGGGGCAAAGGCGAGGGCCTGTTGTTCAGTAAAGGCAAGATTATCCGTAAAGTGCCGGAAGACGAACTCATAAGTGCATTATTTGCTGAAATTGACAAACTTAATAAGGAGGCTAACAACTAA
- a CDS encoding phosphatidate cytidylyltransferase, giving the protein MRILTAAIGIPIAIYIINYGAWLFAAAVILLALLAWHEFYKMMQAKDIQVHCGIGLMGVILVLGCAWLGNAQELVMVILLVVLATIAKSVVSHAKFGMTDAAFTVLGTLYISLPFAHLLLLRFASPHEYIQTALGALSVGAAYLWLAFIGTWASDTLAYFVGSTLGRHKLCPAISPGKTYEGAIGGLIGSIAGVSIMGWVSGLPLVHTLLLGLLVGLAAPLGDLAESALKRFSGVKDSGNVLPGHGGVLDRFDAIMFTVPVVYYYIRTFVGY; this is encoded by the coding sequence ATGCGTATTTTGACAGCAGCTATTGGAATACCGATAGCCATATACATTATTAATTATGGTGCATGGCTGTTTGCTGCCGCGGTAATACTGCTGGCACTCTTGGCCTGGCATGAGTTTTATAAAATGATGCAGGCAAAGGATATCCAGGTTCACTGCGGGATTGGTCTTATGGGGGTCATATTAGTTTTGGGCTGTGCGTGGTTGGGTAATGCGCAGGAACTGGTTATGGTTATATTGCTGGTTGTGTTGGCGACTATCGCCAAATCAGTGGTTTCCCATGCGAAATTTGGCATGACGGATGCCGCCTTTACTGTGTTGGGAACACTATATATCAGTTTGCCGTTTGCGCATTTGCTGCTGCTGCGCTTTGCCAGCCCCCATGAATATATACAAACCGCATTGGGCGCCTTATCGGTCGGTGCAGCTTATCTTTGGCTGGCTTTCATCGGTACCTGGGCTAGTGACACGCTGGCTTATTTTGTTGGTTCCACGCTGGGGCGGCATAAATTGTGTCCGGCTATCAGCCCTGGTAAAACCTATGAGGGAGCAATAGGCGGTTTAATCGGCAGTATTGCCGGTGTCAGTATTATGGGATGGGTGAGTGGATTGCCGCTGGTCCATACCCTGCTCTTAGGTCTTTTGGTAGGTCTTGCAGCTCCGCTCGGTGATCTGGCAGAATCGGCGCTTAAAAGATTTTCCGGAGTAAAAGACTCCGGCAATGTTTTGCCAGGACATGGCGGCGTACTTGACCGCTTTGATGCCATTATGTTTACCGTTCCGGTGGTCTACTATTACATAAGAACATTTGTCGGCTATTAG
- a CDS encoding 1-deoxy-D-xylulose-5-phosphate reductoisomerase yields the protein MKHIAILGSTGSIGTQALDVIAANPDKYNVTVLAAYHNEQLLQEQIEYFKPQLAVLIDKQAADRLAASYRGPTQIVTGEEGLLEAAVFHQTDTVLTSLVGFAGLKPTIAAIKAKKNIALANKETLVAAGQLVMALAKDYNVSVYPVDSEHSAIFQCLQGENNKHIGRIILTASGGPFRGRTAKELAHVTVEDCLKHPNWSMGRKITIDSATLANKGLEVIEAKWLFGVAYDQIDVCVHPQSIIHSMVEFIDGSVMAQLGMPDMRLPIQYALSYPERIPSKFPRLDLTALSALTFTEPDTGNFPALKLAYTAGNKGGTMPCVFNAANEVAVYAFLQGKIGFLDIAQIISYTMEIHSLVTTPDLEQIYAADTWARQCAVQAVSDLGRKA from the coding sequence ATGAAGCATATTGCAATTTTAGGAAGTACCGGCTCCATTGGTACTCAGGCTTTGGACGTAATTGCTGCTAACCCTGATAAATATAATGTAACAGTGTTGGCTGCCTATCATAATGAACAGCTGCTACAAGAGCAGATAGAATATTTCAAACCCCAATTAGCGGTGCTAATTGATAAACAAGCAGCTGACCGTCTGGCTGCTTCCTATCGCGGGCCAACCCAAATCGTAACCGGTGAAGAGGGGCTCTTAGAAGCTGCTGTTTTTCACCAGACAGATACCGTTTTGACCTCACTGGTTGGCTTCGCCGGTCTTAAGCCAACGATTGCTGCCATCAAAGCTAAAAAAAACATTGCTCTGGCTAACAAAGAAACGCTGGTAGCCGCCGGTCAGTTAGTTATGGCTTTGGCGAAAGACTATAATGTCAGCGTTTATCCGGTTGACAGCGAACATAGCGCGATTTTTCAGTGTTTGCAGGGCGAAAACAATAAACACATTGGCCGGATTATTTTAACGGCGTCAGGCGGCCCGTTCCGGGGGCGTACCGCCAAGGAACTAGCTCATGTTACCGTCGAGGATTGCCTGAAACATCCTAATTGGTCTATGGGACGTAAAATCACAATTGATTCAGCAACTTTGGCTAATAAAGGGTTGGAAGTGATTGAAGCCAAATGGCTCTTTGGTGTGGCTTATGATCAAATTGATGTTTGTGTTCATCCTCAGAGTATTATTCATTCTATGGTGGAATTTATTGATGGCAGTGTCATGGCCCAATTGGGAATGCCGGATATGCGTCTGCCAATTCAGTATGCGTTGTCTTATCCTGAACGCATACCCTCCAAATTTCCACGGCTTGATTTGACTGCTTTGTCGGCGTTGACCTTCACTGAACCTGATACAGGCAATTTTCCGGCATTAAAGCTGGCTTATACTGCGGGGAACAAGGGCGGAACCATGCCTTGTGTCTTCAATGCTGCCAATGAAGTGGCTGTGTATGCATTTTTACAGGGCAAAATTGGTTTTCTTGATATTGCACAGATTATAAGTTATACTATGGAAATACATTCACTTGTTACCACTCCAGATTTGGAGCAAATATATGCAGCAGATACATGGGCGCGCCAATGTGCGGTCCAGGCAGTGAGTGACCTTGGCAGGAAGGCCTAA
- a CDS encoding DUF362 domain-containing protein gives MAYKITDECVACGSCAATCPVGAIQEGEPIYSINEECVDCGSCAEVCPTGAIVAPE, from the coding sequence ATGGCTTACAAAATTACAGATGAGTGTGTTGCCTGTGGTTCCTGTGCGGCTACCTGCCCGGTTGGCGCTATTCAAGAAGGTGAACCCATCTACAGCATCAACGAAGAATGTGTTGACTGTGGTTCTTGTGCAGAGGTTTGCCCAACTGGTGCAATTGTAGCTCCGGAATAA
- the tsf gene encoding translation elongation factor Ts: MITAGMVKELRERTGAGMMDCKKALGETNGDMEKAVDYLREKGLAAAAKKASRIASEGLVEAYIHGAGRIGVLLEVNCETDFVAKTDGFKSLVRDIAMQIAAANPSYVAREEVPEEILNHEREILRAQALNEGKPANIIEKMIGGRLEKFYKEACLLEQPFIKDPDKTIKQLITESVAKIGENISVRRFTRYHLGEGLEKKANDFAAEVMAAVNK; the protein is encoded by the coding sequence ATGATAACGGCTGGAATGGTTAAAGAGTTGAGAGAACGTACTGGTGCCGGTATGATGGATTGTAAAAAGGCGCTGGGTGAGACTAATGGTGATATGGAAAAGGCTGTTGATTATTTGCGGGAAAAAGGCTTGGCTGCCGCCGCAAAAAAAGCTAGCCGGATAGCTTCGGAAGGACTTGTTGAAGCTTACATACATGGGGCAGGACGCATTGGTGTTCTTCTCGAAGTTAACTGTGAGACTGACTTTGTTGCCAAAACCGATGGGTTCAAAAGTTTGGTGCGTGACATAGCAATGCAAATAGCTGCTGCTAACCCTAGCTATGTTGCCCGTGAAGAAGTGCCGGAAGAAATACTGAATCATGAAAGAGAAATTCTTCGGGCTCAGGCGCTGAACGAAGGCAAACCTGCCAACATTATCGAGAAAATGATTGGCGGCCGGTTGGAGAAATTCTATAAAGAAGCCTGCTTATTGGAACAGCCTTTCATTAAGGACCCGGATAAAACAATTAAGCAGCTTATCACAGAAAGTGTGGCTAAAATTGGCGAAAACATATCGGTTCGTCGTTTTACCAGGTACCATTTAGGTGAAGGTCTTGAGAAAAAGGCCAATGATTTTGCGGCAGAAGTAATGGCTGCTGTTAACAAATAG
- a CDS encoding MgtC/SapB family protein, with the protein MAPISEIDIVLRLVISCLLGGLIGFERESLDRPAGLRTHILVCVGSTLMMLVSIYGFTGIETVNKDPGRIAAQVISGIGFLGAGTILREGLTVTGLTTAASLWVVAGIGLAIGAGLFFTGIAGTALVFLTLVFFGQVERRHWTSKSRDKIKLIIRDQPGQLGQVGMFFGQHGIGIHNITMHHIHEQKVIKLEFALTIPPDADMVRIFSELTEIDGVISIEKPW; encoded by the coding sequence GTGGCTCCAATCAGTGAAATAGATATTGTTTTACGGTTGGTTATCTCATGTCTGCTTGGCGGCTTGATTGGATTTGAACGCGAAAGCCTGGATAGGCCGGCCGGTTTGCGTACCCATATTTTGGTGTGTGTGGGTTCGACATTAATGATGCTGGTATCTATTTACGGTTTCACCGGCATTGAGACGGTCAATAAGGACCCTGGACGAATCGCTGCGCAAGTGATTAGTGGGATTGGCTTCTTAGGTGCAGGTACTATTCTGAGAGAAGGCTTGACTGTTACAGGCCTTACTACGGCAGCCAGTCTATGGGTGGTAGCAGGGATTGGTCTGGCAATTGGAGCAGGTCTCTTTTTTACCGGTATTGCCGGTACGGCCTTGGTATTTTTGACCTTAGTATTTTTTGGGCAAGTGGAACGCCGCCACTGGACCAGTAAATCACGGGATAAAATTAAGTTGATTATCCGTGATCAGCCTGGACAGCTTGGGCAGGTAGGTATGTTTTTTGGACAACATGGTATTGGTATCCACAATATAACCATGCACCATATACATGAACAAAAAGTGATAAAATTAGAGTTTGCCTTAACAATTCCGCCAGATGCCGATATGGTACGGATTTTCTCGGAACTTACAGAAATTGATGGTGTGATTTCTATTGAAAAACCGTGGTAA
- the rpsB gene encoding 30S ribosomal protein S2 — protein sequence MSVISMKQLLEAGVHFGHQTRRWNPKMAPYIFTERNGIYIIDLQKTVKKVEEAYNFVRDLAAQGQTMLFVGTKKQAQEAVKEEAIRCDMFYVNERWLGGMLTNFQTIQKRINRLRELEGMEEKGMFEVLPKKEVITLRHEMERLQKFLGGIKNMHKLPGALFIIDPRKERIAVAEARNLGIPIVGIVDTNCDPDEIDYIIPGNDDAIRAVKLLTAKVADAVLEGRQGEQMAE from the coding sequence ATGTCAGTTATTTCCATGAAACAGCTTTTGGAAGCTGGTGTGCATTTCGGCCATCAGACCAGAAGATGGAACCCCAAAATGGCCCCGTACATATTTACGGAGCGTAACGGTATCTATATTATTGACCTGCAAAAAACAGTTAAAAAGGTGGAAGAAGCGTATAATTTTGTACGTGACCTGGCTGCCCAAGGACAAACTATGTTATTTGTGGGTACGAAGAAACAAGCTCAGGAAGCTGTAAAAGAAGAAGCTATCAGATGCGACATGTTTTATGTTAATGAAAGATGGCTTGGCGGTATGCTGACCAACTTCCAAACTATTCAAAAACGTATTAACAGACTGCGTGAATTGGAAGGTATGGAAGAAAAAGGCATGTTCGAAGTATTGCCTAAGAAGGAAGTTATTACTTTACGCCACGAAATGGAACGTCTGCAAAAATTCCTTGGTGGCATTAAAAATATGCACAAACTTCCAGGTGCGCTGTTCATTATTGATCCGCGTAAAGAACGTATTGCTGTGGCTGAAGCTCGCAATCTGGGTATTCCCATTGTTGGTATTGTTGACACCAACTGCGATCCTGATGAAATTGATTATATTATTCCTGGCAACGACGATGCTATTCGTGCTGTCAAGTTGCTTACTGCAAAAGTTGCCGATGCTGTTCTGGAAGGCCGTCAAGGCGAACAGATGGCAGAGTAA
- a CDS encoding proline--tRNA ligase: MRVSQLFAPTLRETPAEAEVISHQLMLRAGFIRKAAGGIYSYLPLAWRVLKKIEAIVREEMAAKGGQELAMPIIQPAEMWQETGRWSVYGDEMFRLKDRHNRNFCLGPTHEELITTLVRGDVRSYRQLPLLLYQIQNKYRDEIRPRFGLMRGREFIMKDLYSFDRDEAGLDESYNKMYDAYSRIFTRCGLSFRAVEADSGAIGGSGSHEFMVIADSGEAGIVYCGGCEYAANVEKAELHPISAAAEESMPLTEKDTPDTKTIAALSQFLGVSPEKTIKTLAYSTDKGEIVLALVRGDHEVNEIKLLNKVGCLHLEMANEEAIASVVGSKAGYIGPVGLADKKDIIIVADATVMNMHNAVCGANKPDAHYINVNPGRDFKASIVTDIRLIQESDPCPRCGAPIKTARGIEVGQVFKLFTKYSTALQTTFIDDDGKEKPMVMGCYGIGVSRTMAAAIEQNYDQNGIIWPVPIAPFHAVVVPVSTKDQLQMALAEKIYGELNASGVEAVLDDRNERPGVKFKDADLIGYPVKVTVGPKAISDNLIEVKVRRTGETLYFGPEEYVAGIKTLLAKL, translated from the coding sequence ATGCGTGTTTCCCAATTATTTGCACCAACGTTAAGAGAAACTCCGGCTGAAGCCGAAGTAATAAGCCATCAATTAATGCTCAGGGCTGGCTTTATTCGTAAAGCTGCCGGTGGAATTTATTCGTACCTGCCATTGGCGTGGCGTGTCTTAAAAAAAATTGAAGCCATTGTGCGCGAAGAGATGGCTGCAAAAGGCGGTCAGGAACTGGCAATGCCAATTATCCAGCCGGCCGAAATGTGGCAGGAAACTGGCCGGTGGAGTGTTTATGGTGATGAAATGTTTCGTCTCAAAGACCGTCACAACCGCAATTTCTGCTTAGGCCCTACCCATGAAGAACTGATTACCACCCTTGTTCGTGGTGACGTACGCTCCTATCGTCAACTGCCACTCCTGCTTTATCAGATTCAGAATAAATACCGCGATGAAATCAGACCCCGGTTTGGCCTTATGCGGGGACGGGAATTTATCATGAAGGATCTGTATTCATTTGACCGTGATGAGGCAGGCCTTGATGAAAGCTATAACAAAATGTATGATGCTTATTCCCGGATATTTACCCGCTGCGGGCTGAGCTTCCGTGCGGTAGAAGCCGATTCAGGCGCTATCGGCGGCAGTGGTTCACACGAGTTTATGGTAATTGCCGATTCCGGGGAAGCAGGCATTGTGTACTGCGGCGGCTGTGAATATGCCGCTAATGTTGAAAAAGCTGAACTGCATCCCATCAGTGCGGCAGCCGAGGAAAGCATGCCGTTGACGGAAAAAGATACGCCGGATACGAAAACCATTGCCGCACTCAGCCAGTTCCTGGGGGTAAGCCCGGAAAAGACAATTAAGACACTGGCTTATAGCACCGATAAAGGTGAGATTGTCCTGGCACTGGTACGCGGTGACCATGAAGTAAACGAAATTAAACTGCTAAATAAAGTTGGCTGCCTGCACCTTGAAATGGCTAACGAAGAAGCTATTGCCAGTGTTGTTGGCAGTAAAGCCGGATATATTGGTCCTGTTGGCCTGGCGGACAAAAAGGATATTATTATTGTAGCCGATGCTACTGTTATGAATATGCATAATGCCGTGTGCGGTGCCAATAAGCCTGATGCACATTATATCAATGTTAATCCCGGCCGTGACTTTAAGGCGTCGATTGTTACCGATATCCGCTTGATTCAGGAAAGTGATCCGTGCCCCCGCTGCGGCGCTCCGATTAAAACGGCACGGGGGATTGAGGTTGGTCAGGTATTTAAGCTATTCACTAAATACAGTACAGCTTTGCAGACTACCTTTATTGATGACGATGGTAAAGAGAAGCCCATGGTAATGGGTTGTTACGGGATAGGGGTCAGCCGTACCATGGCGGCAGCCATTGAACAAAATTACGATCAAAACGGTATTATCTGGCCTGTACCTATTGCACCGTTCCATGCCGTAGTTGTTCCCGTCAGCACCAAAGATCAACTGCAAATGGCTTTGGCTGAGAAAATATACGGTGAGTTAAACGCCAGCGGCGTAGAAGCCGTACTGGATGACCGCAATGAGCGTCCTGGTGTTAAATTTAAGGATGCCGATCTTATTGGCTATCCGGTAAAAGTCACAGTTGGTCCCAAAGCCATCAGTGACAATCTAATTGAAGTTAAAGTGCGGCGTACCGGCGAGACACTCTATTTTGGACCTGAAGAATATGTAGCAGGTATCAAAACATTGCTGGCTAAACTGTAA
- a CDS encoding isoprenyl transferase, whose protein sequence is MWMKWFSKKHTLKQNDYNDIDPTRLPRHVAIIMDGNGRWAQKKGLPRTLGHRAGAETLREIVKTASEIGIQVLTAYAFSTENWRRPADEVSLLMSLLSDYLDNELAELDENNVQVRFIGHTGDLALNLQKKVEKAQTLTAHNTGLILNLAVNYGGRAELTRAVKIISEKVLRRELDPEDINETIIEEHLYTANLPAPDLLIRPSGDFRISNFLLWQMAYTEFWFTEIHWPDFKSEDLLQAVRDYQQRDRRFGGIKNTNKR, encoded by the coding sequence GTGTGGATGAAGTGGTTTAGCAAAAAGCATACTCTTAAACAAAACGATTATAATGATATTGATCCCACAAGACTCCCGCGTCATGTGGCTATAATCATGGATGGCAATGGACGCTGGGCGCAGAAAAAAGGGTTGCCGCGGACCCTTGGTCATCGGGCCGGGGCGGAAACCCTGCGGGAAATTGTAAAGACCGCTTCCGAAATAGGTATACAAGTCCTTACTGCATATGCCTTTTCTACGGAGAACTGGCGGCGGCCGGCTGATGAAGTCAGTTTGTTAATGAGTCTGCTGTCTGATTATCTTGATAATGAGCTTGCCGAATTAGATGAAAATAATGTGCAAGTAAGATTTATCGGTCATACAGGGGATTTGGCCCTCAATTTGCAAAAAAAAGTTGAAAAAGCTCAGACGCTTACAGCTCATAACACAGGATTGATTTTAAATCTGGCCGTAAACTACGGGGGCCGGGCTGAGTTGACGCGCGCTGTTAAGATAATTAGTGAAAAAGTGTTACGGCGGGAGTTAGACCCGGAAGATATCAATGAAACAATTATTGAAGAACATTTATATACTGCCAATTTGCCGGCTCCGGATTTATTGATCAGGCCGAGCGGAGATTTTCGCATTAGCAATTTTTTGTTATGGCAAATGGCATATACTGAGTTTTGGTTTACGGAAATTCACTGGCCGGATTTCAAATCAGAAGATCTGCTGCAGGCTGTTCGCGATTATCAGCAACGGGATCGAAGATTTGGTGGTATAAAAAATACGAATAAACGGTAG
- the frr gene encoding ribosome recycling factor yields the protein MTAKEIHSAHEDKMKKALEALRKEYGSLRAGRANPSLLDKVMVDYYGSPTPVNQVANISVPEPRMIIIQPWEKSMLTAIDKAIQKSDLGLMPNSDGAVIRLAIPQLTQERRAEIVKVIHKKAEECRVAIRNLRRDANDAVKKIEKDKAISEDEAKKAQDDIQKLTDKYIKEVDQVMAVKEKDIMEV from the coding sequence ATGACAGCTAAGGAAATTCATTCTGCCCATGAAGATAAAATGAAAAAAGCTTTGGAAGCTTTGAGGAAAGAGTATGGCAGTTTGCGCGCCGGCAGGGCAAACCCTTCTCTGCTTGACAAGGTAATGGTGGATTATTATGGATCACCAACACCGGTTAATCAAGTTGCCAATATTTCAGTTCCCGAGCCCAGGATGATTATCATTCAGCCCTGGGAAAAGTCAATGCTTACTGCTATTGATAAGGCTATTCAAAAATCCGACTTAGGCTTGATGCCTAATAGTGATGGTGCCGTTATCCGTCTTGCCATTCCGCAGCTTACCCAAGAACGCCGGGCGGAAATAGTCAAGGTTATACATAAGAAAGCGGAAGAGTGCAGAGTCGCTATTCGTAATTTGCGGCGTGATGCCAATGATGCTGTTAAAAAAATAGAAAAAGACAAAGCCATTTCGGAAGATGAAGCCAAAAAGGCGCAAGATGATATTCAAAAGCTGACTGATAAATATATCAAAGAAGTGGATCAGGTAATGGCAGTAAAAGAAAAAGACATTATGGAAGTGTAA